The following coding sequences lie in one Palaemon carinicauda isolate YSFRI2023 chromosome 7, ASM3689809v2, whole genome shotgun sequence genomic window:
- the LOC137644198 gene encoding spore coat protein SP60, with the protein MILGFAAVYYYDDDYDYDYYDYDYNDYDGYDDYYYYDYDYDYDDYDGYYYYDYDYDYDDYDGYYYYDYDYDYDDYDGYDDYYYYDYDYDYYDYYYYDYDYDYYDYYYYYYLYDYDYYDYYYYYYDYDY; encoded by the exons ATGATACTTGGATTTGCAGCGGTG tactactacgaCGACGACTACGACTACGACTACTACGACTACGACTACAACGACTACGACGGCtacgacgactactactactacgactacgacTACGACTACGACGACTACGAcggctactactactacgactacgacTACGACTACGACGACTACGAcggctactactactacgactacgacTACGACTACGACGACTACGACGGCtacgacgactactactactacgactacgactacgactactacgactactactactacgactacgactacgactactacgactactactactactactacctctacgACTacgactactacgactactactactactactacgactatgaCTATTAA